One window of Chryseobacterium culicis genomic DNA carries:
- the dapB gene encoding 4-hydroxy-tetrahydrodipicolinate reductase, producing the protein MKIALVGYGKMGKIIDEIAQKRGHEVVARLKETPTAENLNNPDVVIEFSLPEVAFENIKACLENKIPVICGTTGWLDQKDEIEKLAVDNDSAFLYGSNFSLGVNLFFALNEKLADLMKNVDEYSCQLEEIHHIHKKDAPSGTAISIAEGIIQNNPKFDAWKLEETEGKQLGIFAVREDEVPGTHSVYYRSEVDEIEIKHTAFNRNGFALGAVVAAEWIKDKKGNFAMKDVLGL; encoded by the coding sequence ATGAAAATAGCATTAGTGGGTTATGGTAAAATGGGTAAGATCATTGATGAGATCGCACAGAAGAGAGGTCATGAAGTAGTTGCCCGCCTGAAGGAAACCCCAACTGCTGAGAATCTTAATAATCCGGATGTTGTGATTGAATTCTCATTACCGGAAGTAGCATTTGAAAACATCAAAGCTTGTCTTGAAAATAAAATTCCGGTGATTTGCGGAACTACAGGATGGCTGGATCAAAAAGATGAAATAGAAAAATTAGCTGTAGATAACGATTCAGCTTTCTTATATGGTTCCAACTTCAGTTTAGGAGTGAATTTATTTTTTGCCTTAAACGAAAAGCTTGCCGATCTGATGAAAAATGTAGATGAATACTCTTGTCAGTTAGAGGAAATTCACCACATCCATAAAAAAGATGCTCCAAGTGGAACGGCTATTTCTATTGCCGAAGGAATCATTCAAAACAACCCGAAATTCGATGCATGGAAACTGGAAGAAACAGAAGGTAAACAGCTTGGAATTTTCGCAGTACGTGAAGATGAAGTACCGGGAACTCACAGCGTGTATTACAGAAGCGAAGTAGACGAAATCGAAATCAAACATACTGCTTTCAACAGAAACGGTTTTGCATTGGGAGCTGTAGTAGCTGCTGAATGGATTAAAGATAAAAAAGGAAACTTCGCAATGAAAGATGTTTTGGGACTTTAA
- a CDS encoding OmpA family protein — protein MKFTKTYVGALFLSSALLLTSCEAVQNSNHQQRGTAVGVASGAVLGGILGNNVGKGGNGAIGAVLGGIIGGVAGNVIGNKMDKQAKDIKETLPGAQVERVGDGIKVTMNESIVNFAFDSSNLTSVAQTNLDKLAEVLVNNPDTNINIYGYTDSKGADAYNLKLSQRRADAVKAYLSGKGIASNRMFTKGEGEAMPVASNDTDEGRAKNRRVEFAITANEKMINDAKQGQ, from the coding sequence ATGAAATTTACAAAAACATACGTAGGAGCTCTTTTCTTGTCATCAGCATTATTATTGACAAGTTGTGAAGCCGTTCAGAATTCAAATCACCAACAAAGAGGTACAGCCGTAGGTGTTGCTTCAGGAGCAGTACTGGGAGGTATCCTTGGTAATAATGTAGGTAAAGGAGGAAACGGTGCTATTGGTGCTGTATTAGGAGGTATTATCGGAGGTGTTGCTGGTAACGTTATCGGTAACAAAATGGATAAGCAGGCAAAAGATATTAAAGAAACTTTACCAGGTGCTCAGGTAGAAAGAGTAGGAGATGGTATTAAAGTAACAATGAATGAAAGTATTGTTAACTTCGCTTTTGACTCTTCAAACCTTACTTCGGTAGCCCAAACAAACCTTGATAAATTAGCTGAAGTATTGGTTAATAACCCAGATACAAATATCAATATCTATGGTTACACAGACAGCAAAGGTGCAGATGCTTATAACCTTAAACTTTCTCAAAGAAGAGCTGATGCTGTGAAAGCATATTTATCAGGAAAAGGAATTGCATCAAACAGAATGTTTACAAAAGGTGAAGGAGAAGCAATGCCTGTAGCAAGTAACGATACTGACGAAGGAAGAGCTAAAAACAGAAGAGTAGAGTTTGCTATTACTGCCAATGAAAAAATGATTAACGATGCCAAACAAGGCCAATAG
- a CDS encoding lipocalin family protein: MKKLLLAGMLGTSLFAVSCSSVNKAATSQNQRADFLKMKGDWQIVSIDYDKGYKIKPFDEGADAQCFVGSHWRLIPNNWTGAYTLNGGGDCPAITQPIKFEVKGGNTFMFKKIASGTKAKQNTAGYSLTLINQTTDQFSLEQDVPFEGGNVKVVYNFQRAGMK; the protein is encoded by the coding sequence ATGAAAAAGTTACTACTTGCAGGGATGTTGGGAACATCACTTTTTGCAGTTTCGTGTTCCTCTGTTAACAAAGCAGCTACATCTCAAAATCAAAGAGCAGATTTCCTGAAAATGAAAGGAGACTGGCAGATTGTGAGCATAGATTATGATAAAGGTTATAAAATTAAACCTTTTGACGAAGGCGCAGACGCACAGTGCTTCGTAGGAAGCCACTGGAGATTGATTCCTAATAACTGGACAGGAGCGTATACTTTAAACGGAGGTGGAGATTGCCCGGCAATTACACAGCCTATCAAATTTGAAGTAAAAGGAGGTAATACTTTTATGTTTAAAAAAATTGCTTCAGGTACAAAAGCAAAACAAAATACAGCGGGGTACAGCCTTACTCTGATCAATCAGACTACAGATCAGTTTTCGCTTGAGCAAGATGTTCCTTTCGAAGGAGGTAATGTAAAAGTAGTTTACAACTTCCAGAGAGCAGGAATGAAATAA
- the lepB gene encoding signal peptidase I, which translates to MNYFLTYTVYVLILSVLMGISSWKLFKKMGYSPLFAFIPFYNYFIILKETKHPKWWAILSYLPIVGPIMMSVFHLYLVKKFGKTLFKDQILTVILPFIYMAVINYSKDVELEDENANELFLTDEEKNDKKKDTFIGSITFAVVFATIIHVFVTQPFGIPTGSMERTLLVGDFLFVNKWSYGYRLPMRPVAIPFLQGTIMDTGQKGNPKDDPKSYVDGVKLPYTRILQFNKPQKNDVVVFNYPQDSVHTAIDRKDPYVKRCVAAAGDTFEMRAGRLFVNGKPETVLGDQEVQHRYIVTTDAQLDIPTLYKAYGFLPVQEVQQNSGGFLYGFQGLTDKTAKEIKELPHVIDMKEEVSTKGEAAVYYRDEAKTKIDTTQSIFPINKPWNQDWYGPVRIPKKGDVVAINQETLPMYQWIISEYEHNSLEKKNGKVFINGKEASQYTIQQDYYMMVGDNRDASLDARFFGFVPEENIVGKPMFTWMSLQGAFADSSSTYQAPFKIRWERMFKATNTGEANKTSYWWIAAMILILFFGWEYFMKLFGKKKTEDD; encoded by the coding sequence ATGAATTATTTTTTAACTTATACAGTATATGTCCTCATACTATCCGTATTGATGGGGATTTCATCTTGGAAACTGTTCAAGAAAATGGGCTATAGCCCTTTATTTGCTTTTATCCCTTTTTACAACTATTTCATCATTTTGAAAGAAACAAAACACCCGAAATGGTGGGCAATTCTTTCTTACCTTCCGATAGTAGGGCCCATTATGATGTCTGTTTTTCACCTTTATCTAGTGAAAAAATTCGGGAAAACACTTTTCAAAGATCAGATTCTTACCGTAATCCTTCCATTTATTTATATGGCGGTGATTAACTATTCTAAAGATGTAGAGTTAGAAGATGAAAATGCCAACGAGCTATTTCTTACAGATGAAGAGAAAAATGATAAAAAGAAAGATACATTCATTGGTTCAATTACCTTTGCAGTAGTTTTTGCAACCATCATCCACGTTTTTGTAACACAGCCATTCGGAATCCCTACAGGATCTATGGAAAGAACATTATTGGTGGGAGACTTCCTTTTTGTTAACAAATGGAGCTACGGATACAGACTTCCGATGCGTCCGGTAGCTATACCTTTCCTTCAGGGAACAATTATGGATACAGGGCAGAAAGGCAATCCGAAAGATGATCCGAAATCTTATGTAGATGGAGTAAAACTTCCTTACACAAGAATTTTACAATTCAACAAACCACAGAAAAATGATGTTGTAGTTTTCAACTATCCTCAGGATTCAGTACATACTGCAATTGATAGAAAAGATCCCTACGTAAAAAGATGTGTGGCTGCTGCAGGTGACACTTTTGAAATGAGAGCCGGAAGACTTTTCGTAAATGGAAAGCCGGAAACCGTTTTAGGTGATCAGGAAGTACAGCACAGATATATTGTCACTACAGATGCGCAATTAGATATCCCTACTTTGTATAAAGCTTATGGATTTTTACCGGTTCAGGAGGTTCAACAAAATAGCGGAGGTTTCCTTTATGGTTTTCAGGGTTTAACAGATAAAACGGCTAAAGAAATTAAAGAACTTCCTCATGTTATTGATATGAAGGAAGAGGTTTCAACAAAAGGTGAAGCTGCAGTATATTACAGAGACGAAGCTAAAACTAAAATTGATACAACACAATCGATCTTCCCAATCAACAAACCTTGGAATCAGGATTGGTACGGTCCGGTTAGAATTCCTAAGAAAGGAGATGTTGTAGCCATTAATCAGGAAACACTTCCAATGTATCAGTGGATTATTTCTGAATATGAACACAACAGCTTAGAGAAAAAGAACGGAAAAGTTTTCATCAACGGAAAAGAAGCTAGCCAATATACTATTCAACAGGATTATTATATGATGGTGGGAGACAACAGAGATGCTTCACTAGACGCAAGATTCTTTGGTTTTGTTCCGGAAGAAAATATTGTTGGAAAGCCAATGTTTACATGGATGAGCCTTCAGGGTGCATTTGCAGACAGCAGTTCTACTTATCAGGCGCCATTCAAAATCCGTTGGGAAAGAATGTTCAAAGCAACCAATACAGGAGAAGCCAATAAAACCTCTTACTGGTGGATTGCAGCGATGATTCTGATCCTGTTCTTCGGATGGGAGTATTTCATGAAATTATTCGGAAAGAAAAAAACTGAAGACGACTAA
- a CDS encoding S8 family serine peptidase gives MKKVLLAAVFLAGFNFSFAQDSKAKSIDPNEDKDLMTWYHKDFATSKVYGVNTANAYKYLESKGLKPKTVVVGVLDSGVQVDHPGLVKNLWSNPNEIPGNGKDDDGNGYIDDVHGWNFIGGKNGDIDIDNMEVTRVVAKYKPVFEGDDSTKNKANQAKMKDEFDMYMKAKDMFNKKSIEAKQSFQTYSMLNELIPNMVKLLGGKPVTAETISAIKAPTDQKDAIALEFLGQISQSPEFKGKSAEEFEKKMKEEMKEAIDHFAPAAKQYDLSYDPRKEIVGDNYDDYSEKIYGNNHYEGADAEHGTHVAGIIAGLPQGKEVQYGVASKVAKIMSVRTVPNGDERDKDVANAIRYAVDNGAKVLNMSFGKPVSPGKDVVWDAFKYAEDKGVLLVKAAGNENEDVAEHLAYPTNFKNVTDEKPFVSNVLVVGASTNKNNALRADFSNYNKKMVNVFAPGEEIYSTVPKNQYKYLQGTSMASPVVAGGAAVLLAYMPDLKPYQIIEALVKSSNPSTADGFGDQSQAGGVIDLKKAAEYAYTNFYKGNKPSSTARPSKSVKKAVKK, from the coding sequence ATGAAAAAGGTATTATTAGCTGCAGTTTTTTTAGCAGGCTTTAATTTCTCTTTTGCGCAGGATTCTAAAGCTAAAAGTATTGATCCAAACGAAGATAAAGATCTGATGACATGGTATCATAAAGATTTTGCAACTTCAAAAGTATATGGAGTAAATACGGCAAATGCTTATAAATACTTAGAATCTAAAGGATTGAAGCCTAAAACTGTTGTGGTAGGAGTTCTGGATAGTGGAGTACAGGTAGATCACCCCGGATTGGTAAAGAACTTATGGTCAAATCCTAATGAAATTCCTGGAAACGGTAAAGATGATGATGGAAACGGATATATTGATGATGTACACGGATGGAACTTTATAGGAGGTAAAAACGGTGATATCGATATCGATAATATGGAGGTAACAAGAGTTGTTGCTAAATATAAACCTGTTTTCGAAGGTGACGATTCCACAAAGAACAAAGCCAACCAGGCTAAAATGAAGGATGAGTTTGATATGTATATGAAGGCCAAAGATATGTTCAATAAAAAAAGTATCGAGGCAAAACAAAGCTTTCAGACCTATTCTATGCTAAACGAGCTGATTCCTAATATGGTAAAATTATTAGGAGGGAAGCCTGTGACTGCAGAAACAATCTCAGCCATTAAAGCCCCTACAGATCAGAAAGATGCTATTGCTCTGGAGTTCTTGGGACAAATCTCTCAAAGTCCGGAATTCAAAGGAAAATCTGCAGAGGAATTTGAAAAGAAGATGAAGGAGGAGATGAAAGAAGCGATCGATCATTTTGCTCCTGCAGCAAAACAATATGACCTTTCCTATGATCCAAGAAAAGAAATTGTGGGTGATAACTATGATGACTATTCTGAAAAAATCTACGGAAATAATCACTATGAAGGAGCAGACGCAGAACACGGAACCCACGTAGCAGGAATCATTGCCGGATTGCCACAAGGAAAAGAAGTTCAGTACGGGGTAGCTTCCAAAGTGGCTAAAATCATGTCTGTAAGAACCGTTCCGAATGGAGATGAAAGAGATAAAGATGTTGCTAATGCTATCAGATATGCCGTTGATAACGGAGCAAAAGTACTAAACATGAGCTTCGGAAAACCTGTTTCTCCAGGTAAAGATGTTGTTTGGGATGCTTTTAAATATGCTGAAGATAAAGGGGTACTTTTAGTGAAAGCAGCTGGAAACGAAAATGAAGATGTAGCAGAACATTTGGCATATCCTACCAACTTTAAAAACGTTACTGATGAAAAGCCATTTGTAAGCAACGTTCTTGTGGTAGGAGCAAGTACCAATAAAAACAATGCCTTGAGAGCCGATTTTTCTAATTACAATAAGAAAATGGTAAATGTTTTTGCTCCGGGAGAAGAAATTTATTCTACTGTTCCTAAAAATCAATATAAATACCTTCAGGGTACTTCTATGGCTTCACCTGTAGTTGCCGGAGGAGCAGCTGTTTTATTAGCTTATATGCCAGATCTGAAGCCTTATCAGATTATTGAAGCACTGGTGAAAAGCAGTAACCCAAGTACAGCAGATGGTTTTGGAGACCAATCCCAGGCGGGTGGAGTGATCGACCTGAAAAAAGCTGCAGAATACGCTTATACCAATTTCTACAAAGGAAATAAGCCGTCAAGTACTGCCAGGCCTTCGAAATCCGTAAAAAAGGCTGTTAAAAAATAA
- a CDS encoding decaprenyl-phosphate phosphoribosyltransferase — MKKYLKLLRVEQWVKNLFVFVPLFFSGNITNIDLLLKSIFAFVIFSLAASVVYILNDYNDIEADKKHPEKRRRPLASGAISKSKAIGILIGLIVVDIALVFFTKLYFHELLWKFAIIIGFYVVMNLAYTFRLKHVPIIDIFIIAIGFVLRVLAGGYITGISISQWAILLTFVLALVLAIGKRRGELINAQVSGKTRKALDGYNVQFADIALSISITLAIICYLMFTLSPEVQERFHERVFYTVIFVVFALLRYLQQTLVYNRTESPTKIVYRDRYIQVTLLLWVVTFLIQIYFKK, encoded by the coding sequence ATGAAGAAATATTTAAAGCTGCTCCGTGTGGAGCAATGGGTGAAAAACCTTTTTGTATTTGTCCCTCTGTTCTTTTCAGGTAATATTACCAATATAGATCTGCTTCTCAAAAGCATTTTTGCATTTGTTATATTTTCGCTTGCTGCCAGTGTGGTGTATATCCTGAATGATTATAATGATATTGAAGCAGACAAAAAACATCCTGAAAAAAGGAGAAGACCTTTGGCGAGTGGAGCTATTTCAAAATCAAAAGCCATAGGAATTCTTATCGGTCTTATTGTTGTAGATATTGCTCTTGTATTCTTTACAAAACTTTATTTCCATGAGCTACTCTGGAAATTTGCCATCATCATAGGGTTTTATGTGGTCATGAATCTTGCCTATACTTTTAGGCTTAAACATGTTCCTATCATTGATATTTTTATTATTGCCATAGGATTTGTATTGCGTGTACTGGCTGGAGGTTATATTACCGGAATCAGTATTTCGCAATGGGCGATTCTGTTAACGTTTGTGTTGGCATTAGTACTGGCTATTGGGAAAAGAAGAGGAGAGCTTATCAATGCTCAGGTTTCAGGAAAGACAAGAAAAGCACTGGATGGATATAACGTTCAGTTTGCAGATATTGCCTTATCCATTTCTATTACGTTAGCTATTATTTGCTATTTGATGTTTACACTGTCTCCGGAAGTTCAGGAAAGATTTCATGAACGGGTTTTCTATACGGTAATTTTCGTTGTGTTCGCATTGTTAAGATATCTTCAGCAGACATTGGTTTATAACAGGACAGAATCTCCTACAAAAATTGTTTACAGAGACCGTTATATACAGGTTACTCTGTTGCTTTGGGTAGTTACATTTTTAATTCAAATTTATTTTAAGAAATGA
- a CDS encoding energy transducer TonB, with the protein MKQHNQNQEFRFNEVLFEHRNKDYGAYALRNESDRILTKALFIGASLMAAVSITPFVISALQGPSITEKIIACDFGPFDVKNVDTPEVVPPVETIKPVAPSNTKTFDSTVPTPSSTAQDNVKKDHIPDDAVAGFKDNFKGDPVTPNTPNVPTVSVGTGPVITTAPPVISAPVDKNKIVDSGELGVEASFAGGIDSFRNKVMNSFDGSGVESEDVVKTTVTFIVEMDGTISGVKANGTNADFNNEAMRTIKMISNKGKWIPAKNKKGEYVRSYFKFPISMKFDN; encoded by the coding sequence ATGAAACAACATAATCAAAACCAGGAATTTCGTTTTAACGAAGTTCTGTTCGAGCACCGCAATAAAGACTATGGTGCCTATGCATTAAGAAACGAATCAGATAGAATATTAACCAAAGCACTTTTCATAGGAGCAAGTTTAATGGCAGCAGTATCCATTACACCATTTGTGATCTCTGCGTTACAAGGACCAAGTATCACTGAGAAAATTATTGCTTGTGATTTTGGACCGTTTGATGTTAAGAATGTAGATACACCAGAAGTAGTACCTCCTGTAGAAACTATAAAACCTGTAGCTCCATCTAATACAAAAACATTTGACAGTACAGTTCCTACGCCATCAAGTACAGCTCAGGATAATGTGAAAAAAGATCACATTCCTGATGATGCTGTAGCAGGTTTTAAAGACAACTTTAAAGGAGATCCGGTAACACCTAATACCCCAAATGTTCCGACAGTATCGGTAGGAACAGGGCCTGTAATAACGACAGCTCCACCAGTGATTTCTGCTCCCGTAGACAAAAATAAAATTGTCGATTCCGGAGAACTTGGTGTAGAAGCTAGCTTTGCAGGAGGAATAGACTCCTTCAGAAATAAAGTAATGAACAGCTTCGACGGCTCAGGAGTCGAATCAGAAGATGTTGTAAAAACGACAGTTACCTTTATTGTAGAAATGGACGGAACCATCTCAGGGGTAAAAGCTAACGGAACCAACGCCGATTTTAATAATGAGGCAATGAGAACAATTAAAATGATTTCCAATAAAGGAAAATGGATTCCCGCCAAAAACAAAAAAGGAGAATACGTAAGAAGTTATTTCAAATTTCCCATCTCCATGAAATTTGATAATTAA
- a CDS encoding WbqC family protein, with protein sequence MNMKNVLLPAFYMPPISWFSVFLNPESEIVLEQFESFPKQTYRNRANIYGANGKLSLIIPINHNGKREYKDVEISYREDWRTLHWKSIKTAYQSSPYFEYYEDKFRKIFDLKEKFLLDFNLKGIEVIQQILKTEKAHSLNEEYIKNPESISFREKFSAKLPSEFQMEDYYQTFSDKLGFLEDLSVIDLICNKGPESLVYIKNIKQL encoded by the coding sequence ATGAATATGAAGAATGTATTATTGCCGGCATTTTATATGCCACCAATTTCATGGTTTTCAGTGTTTTTAAATCCTGAGAGTGAAATTGTACTGGAACAGTTTGAAAGCTTTCCCAAACAGACTTATAGAAACAGAGCCAACATCTATGGAGCTAACGGGAAATTGTCATTAATAATCCCTATCAATCATAACGGAAAAAGAGAATACAAAGATGTTGAAATCTCTTACCGTGAAGACTGGAGAACGCTTCATTGGAAATCAATCAAAACAGCGTATCAGAGCTCTCCGTATTTTGAGTATTATGAAGATAAGTTCAGAAAAATATTTGACCTTAAAGAAAAGTTCCTTCTTGACTTTAACCTTAAAGGGATAGAAGTAATCCAACAGATACTGAAAACAGAAAAGGCACACTCTTTGAATGAAGAATATATCAAAAATCCTGAAAGTATCAGTTTCAGAGAAAAGTTTTCGGCAAAGCTTCCTTCAGAATTTCAGATGGAAGACTATTACCAGACGTTTTCTGATAAATTAGGATTCTTGGAAGACCTTTCGGTTATTGACCTTATTTGTAATAAAGGTCCGGAATCACTGGTGTATATAAAAAATATAAAACAATTATAG
- a CDS encoding ParA family protein, with protein MAKIIGIANQKGGVGKTTTAVNLAAALGVLEKRILIIDADPQANATSGLGVEDVQYSTYNLLEHSADTRVCIKRTATPNLDIIPSHIDLVAAEIELVDKEDREYMLKKALATVRDDYDYIIIDCAPSLGLITVNALTAADSVIIPIQCEYFALEGLGKLLNTVKNVQKIHNKDLGIEGLLLTMYDSRLRLSNQVVEEVNLHFPEMVFETIISRNVRLSEAPSFGESILNYDAESKGAVQYIQLAEEVLLKNENLIKN; from the coding sequence ATGGCAAAAATCATAGGTATTGCTAATCAAAAAGGAGGGGTGGGTAAAACTACCACCGCTGTAAATTTAGCAGCAGCATTAGGAGTATTGGAAAAAAGAATATTAATCATTGATGCTGACCCTCAGGCGAATGCAACATCCGGCCTGGGTGTGGAAGATGTTCAGTATTCTACATATAATCTACTGGAGCACAGTGCAGATACAAGAGTTTGTATCAAAAGAACGGCAACTCCAAACCTTGATATTATTCCGTCACATATCGACCTGGTAGCTGCGGAAATCGAATTGGTAGACAAGGAAGACCGTGAATATATGCTGAAGAAAGCATTAGCTACAGTAAGAGATGATTATGACTATATTATCATCGATTGTGCACCGAGTTTAGGTCTTATTACAGTCAATGCACTTACGGCAGCAGATTCTGTAATCATTCCGATTCAATGTGAATATTTTGCATTAGAAGGACTGGGGAAACTTTTGAATACTGTTAAAAATGTTCAGAAGATCCACAATAAAGATCTTGGAATTGAAGGTCTTCTTTTAACAATGTATGACAGCCGATTGAGATTATCCAATCAGGTTGTGGAAGAAGTGAATCTACACTTCCCGGAAATGGTTTTTGAAACCATTATCAGCAGAAATGTAAGATTGAGTGAAGCACCAAGTTTTGGAGAAAGTATCCTGAATTATGATGCAGAAAGTAAAGGAGCAGTTCAGTATATTCAGTTAGCTGAAGAAGTTCTTTTAAAGAATGAAAACTTAATAAAGAATTAA
- a CDS encoding DUF5683 domain-containing protein, which produces MKKIFFTFFLCIAALASSQVKPIDTVRMQTPPKEESRLVKPSKTEAKIIEDLEKANGPTVKTIKLNPTRAGLYSAVLPGLGQFYNKKYWKIPIVWGAVGAGVGIAVWNDNQYKKYREYYVAKLNGTPNEFVDSHPWLDKKALGNAQDRAKRQRDYAIAITGLIYILNIVDAVVDAHLYESRHDPDLVFKPSVIQDQYGYSAPKTGFSLSYRF; this is translated from the coding sequence ATGAAGAAAATATTTTTCACATTTTTCTTGTGTATTGCTGCACTGGCCTCTTCACAAGTAAAACCTATTGATACCGTTCGGATGCAGACTCCTCCGAAAGAGGAATCACGTTTAGTGAAGCCGAGTAAAACAGAGGCAAAGATCATTGAAGATCTTGAAAAAGCAAATGGCCCCACGGTAAAAACGATAAAGCTTAATCCTACCAGAGCAGGATTGTATTCTGCAGTTTTACCCGGATTAGGACAGTTTTATAACAAAAAGTACTGGAAAATTCCCATTGTATGGGGAGCGGTAGGAGCTGGAGTCGGTATTGCTGTATGGAATGATAACCAATACAAAAAATATCGTGAATATTACGTAGCAAAGCTGAATGGTACACCTAATGAATTTGTAGACAGTCACCCGTGGCTGGACAAAAAAGCTTTGGGAAATGCTCAGGACAGAGCCAAAAGACAAAGGGATTATGCCATTGCCATTACAGGGTTGATCTATATTCTGAATATTGTAGATGCTGTAGTAGATGCTCACCTTTACGAAAGCCGTCATGACCCGGATTTGGTTTTTAAACCATCAGTAATTCAGGATCAGTATGGATATAGTGCTCCAAAAACAGGATTCAGTTTAAGTTACAGATTTTAA
- a CDS encoding ParB/RepB/Spo0J family partition protein: MKDKKRAMGRGLGAILSAESKATINSATDEGADKFVGNIVEVALEDIYPNPTQPRTYFDEKALNELAQSIKNLGVIQPITLRKDGERFEIISGERRYRATKIAGLTTIPAYIRLVNDQELLEMALVENIQREDLDAIEIALTYHRLLEEIGLTQETLSQRVGKDRSTITNSIRLLRLNPDIQNAIRSGEISAGHGRAIISLESEEDQQILFDLIIKEKLNVRQAEQAAAVLKNPKSPAAKKAKVELSNNYKKAQKTIADILEVKVEIKASGNGKKGKIVLDFKNEEELEYILSHIK, translated from the coding sequence ATGAAGGACAAAAAAAGAGCTATGGGACGCGGCTTGGGCGCCATTTTAAGTGCAGAATCCAAAGCAACGATCAACTCCGCTACTGATGAGGGAGCAGATAAGTTTGTGGGAAATATTGTAGAAGTTGCGCTTGAAGATATCTATCCGAACCCGACGCAGCCGAGAACTTATTTTGATGAAAAAGCATTAAACGAACTTGCTCAGTCGATCAAAAATCTGGGTGTAATTCAGCCGATTACTTTGAGAAAAGACGGTGAAAGGTTTGAAATTATTTCCGGGGAAAGACGTTACAGAGCAACGAAGATTGCAGGGTTAACAACGATTCCTGCTTATATCCGTTTAGTCAATGATCAGGAGCTTCTTGAGATGGCTCTTGTGGAAAATATCCAGAGAGAAGATCTTGATGCTATCGAAATTGCATTGACTTATCATAGGCTTTTAGAAGAGATCGGCCTTACTCAGGAAACACTGAGCCAGAGAGTAGGGAAGGACAGAAGTACCATCACCAATTCCATCAGGTTATTAAGGCTGAACCCGGATATTCAGAATGCCATCAGAAGCGGTGAAATTTCTGCAGGACACGGAAGAGCTATTATCAGTCTTGAAAGTGAAGAAGATCAGCAGATTCTGTTTGATCTGATTATCAAAGAAAAATTAAACGTTCGTCAGGCAGAGCAGGCTGCTGCTGTATTGAAGAATCCAAAGTCTCCCGCTGCAAAAAAAGCAAAAGTGGAACTTTCCAATAACTATAAAAAAGCCCAGAAGACCATCGCTGATATCTTAGAGGTAAAAGTGGAAATCAAAGCTTCTGGAAATGGTAAAAAAGGTAAAATTGTTCTGGACTTCAAAAACGAAGAAGAGCTGGAATATATTTTATCCCATATTAAATAA